The following DNA comes from Gemmatimonadota bacterium.
CCTCATTGCACGTATGCCCACTCCGATTGGTCGGGCTTGGCTCGTAACCCCGAAGCCATGGAAAATGATTACAGCAGTGGACGTAGCGATCGCTGAGGCAGAAGTCTCTCGGACGTCCCCTGAATTCCTGCTCCACTTCCTCAACTCTGAAGCGACACTCGCAGCGTTCGCAACTCAAGCATCTGGGACGACGCGACTTAGGATAACCCGTCGCCAAATCGCGGCGATGCGTGTACTGGCACCTCCACCTACGTTGGCGCACCAATTCAGCAAGGTCGTCGGCCCCATGAACGCGCTGGTCGAAGTGCTCACGAGGAGCAATGAAGAGCTTCTCGTCGCCCGCAACCTTCTGCTGCCCAAACTCATCACCGGAGAACTGGAGGTTTCTGCAATGTCGGTCTCCGGGACCAACGCCCCATGATTCCGCCTCCCGGGGTGAAGGGGGTCTCCGCAGGCTACGGCGAACTGGAGCTGGTTGAGTTGCCGGCGATCAACCTACTTAAATCCTTGGGCTGGATGTATACCAATTTATTCACCGAGACCTTCGGGGAATTGGGGAGCGAAGGGCGCCAGAGCGAGTCGCAAGTCATCCTGACCCGTCGCCTACGCGACGCGCTCGAGGTGCTGAACCCCGGGCTGCCACTCGACGCCTATGGTCAAGCGGTTGAGCAACTTGCACAGGACCGGTCCAAGCAGATCGCCGTCAATGCCAATCGTGACTTCTACCGGCTCCTGAAGGACGGCGTCAAAGTAAAGGTGCCCGACGAGCACGGCACACACAGCACCGAGACTCTCCGTGTTATTGACTGGGATGCTCCGGGCAACAACGAGTTCTTCCTCACCTCGCAAATGTGGGTCGCCGGCGACATGTATCGCCGCCGATGTGACCTCGTAGGCTTCGTCAACGGCCTGCCGTTGGTGTTCATTGAGCTCAAGCAACCGGCGGTCCCGCTGAAGAGCGCATTCGACGATAACCTGCGCGACTACCGCGGCCAGAGCATCCCGCAGCTCTTCCACCCCAATGCGTTCATCCTGCTCTCGAATGGCTCCGAGACAAAGGTTGGCACGCTGACGAGCGAGTGGGAGCACTTCTTCGACTGGAAGCGGGTGGCCGACGAAGGCGAGGTCGGAAAGGTGAGCCTGGAGCGGACACTTCGGGGATTGCTGGAACCGGGCCGGCTCCTCGACTACATCGAAAACTTCACGGTGTTCGAGGAGGGAAAGGGCGGCTGGATCAAGAAGATCGCGAAGAACCACCAACTCCTCGGCGTGAACAAGTCCATCGCGCGCCTGGTGGAGCTGCGGAAGGGCGAACGCCATGAGAGCAAGAGACTCGGGGTCTTTTGGCACACCCAGGGTTCGGGAAAGAGCCTCTCGATGGTGTTCTTCACCCAGAAGGTCCTCCGCAAAGTCTTAGGAAGTTGCACCTTCGTGATCGTCACGGATCGCGAGGAACTCGACGATCAAATCAGCAAGACCTTCAAAGCGACCGGGGCCACCTCCAAGGAGGATGTGCGGGCTACCAACGGGGACCACCTGAAGGAGCTGCTCCGCGGGAACGAGCGCTACATCTTCACCCTGATCCAGAAATTCAGGAACGAACTCGGTCGGCCCTACCCGATGCTCTCGGATCGATCGGATGTGATCGTGATTACCGACGAGGCGCACCGGAGCCAGTACGACATCTTCGCCCTCAACATGCGGAACGCACTTCCGAACGCCGGCTTTATCGGGTTCACCGGCACACCGCTCATCAAGGGAGAAGAGGAGAGGACTCGGGAGGTCTTCGGCGACTATGTCAGCGTCTACGACTTCGCCCGGTCGGTCGCCGACGGCGCGACGGTGCCACTCTACTACGAAAACCGGATCCCAGAAGTACAGCTGACCAACGCGGAGTTGAACCGGGACTTGGAACTCCTGCTGGAGGCCGCTGAGCTGGACGAGGAGCAAGAGAAGAAGCTGGAGCGGGAATTCGGACGCGAGTACCACATCATCACCCGCGAAGATCGGCTCGATGCTATTGCCAAGGATATCGTGGCCCACTTCACCGGTCGCGGATACCGTGGCAAGGCGATGATGGTATGTATCGACAAGGCGACGGCGGTCCGGATGTACGGCAAAGTCCAATTCTACTGGAAGGCCGAGGTTGCAAGGCTTATCGCCGCACAGGCTCAGGCCCTTGGGGATGCCCTCGAGGCCCTGACGGAGCGCATCCGGCTGATGGAGACCACCGATATGGCTGTGGTGGTCTCGCAGGGCCAGAATGAGGTGGCGGACCTCAAAGCCAAAGGCCTGGATATCCTCCCGCACCGGAAGCGGATGCTGAAGGAGGATATGGACGAGAAGTTCAAGGACCCAGCCGACAACCTCCGATTGGTCTTCGTTTGCGCGATGTGGATCACCGGCTTCGATGTGCCTACCTGCTCGACCATCTACCTCGATAAGCCCATGAGGGCACACACCCTGATGCAGACCATCGCCAGGGCAAACCGTGTAGCCCCCGGCAAAGAGTCGGGGCTGATCGTCGATTATATCGGCATCTTCCGGGCACTGCAGCGCGCCCTCGCCACCTATGCCCAGCCCGAGCCCGGCGAAGCGTCGTCCGAGGGCCGTGGACCGATCCTGGACAAGACCGAGCTCGTGGCCGCACTCCAATCTGCGTTGAGTGAGGCGACCGTGTTCGCCGAGCTGAGGGGGGTGCGTCTAAGCAACATCTCTCATGCGCAGGGATTCGAGCGGATCGGGCTGATTGATGACGCAGTGGAAGCCTTCCTGGCGAGCGAAGCGGAGAAGCAGAACTTCCTGCAGCTGGCGAGTCGGGTGGCCAGACTGTTCAAGGCGATCCTTCCCGACCCACTGGCCAACGAACTGGCCCCCCTCGCAGTACTCGTCGCATACATTGCCGCGAAGATTCGTTCGGAGACCGATCCGGCCGATATCTCGGATGTTATGGGCGAGGTCGAGGCTCTCCTGAACGACTCGATCGCGACTGAGGGGTACCGGATTGGGCCAGCCAGTCAGCCGGCCGCGCTGATCAACCTTTCCGAGATCGACTTTGAGGCACTGCAGGCGAAGTTCACTGCCGGTCACAAGCGCACGGAGGCAGAGAAGCTCAAGCGGCTGATCGAGGGGCAGCTCCACCAGATGCTCGCGATGAACAGCTCTCGAGTTGACCTGGCCGAGAAGTTCCAGAAACTGATCGATGAGTACAACGCCGGCAGCCGGAACATCGAACAGTTCTTCCTCGAGCTGAAGGAGTTCGCGCGGGCGCTGACCGAGGAGGACCGTCGGGCGATGGCGGAGGGGCTCAGCGAAGAGGAGCTCGCGCTCTTCGATATTCTGACCAAGCCGGAGCCGGTCCTGACCAAGGCCGAGGAAGCTGATGTGAAAAGGGTGGCCCGGGAGCTCCTTGAGACCCTGAAGCGAGAGAAACTCGTCCTCGATTGGCGAGAAAAACAGCAAGCGCGAGCCGCGGTGATGCAGACCCTGAAGCTCGAGATGCGGGGATTACCTGCGCGGTACACCCTGGAGCTGCGGAAGGCGAAGGTCGACCGGGCATACGCCCATGTGTTCGACCACTATTTCGGGGCTGGGGAGAGCGCGTACAACACACTGAGGCGAGCGGGGTAGCGTTCGCCAGAACTGTTCCCTTCGCGGCCCGGCTCGGCCAGCGAATGAGGGGGTGGTACGCGCGCGCGCGTGCGCGAGGTTCATACTCTTCGCTTGCGCGACTTCGCAGTCTGCTCCCGCCGCTTCTTCCGCAGACACTCCAATTCCCCGCAGCAGAGCCGCACCCGCCGCTTCTTGTATTCCCTGCGCGGCTGTTTCACCGCCCCCTGGTATACCGTTTCGCAATAGGCACAAACACCCAGTCGGGGGCTTCCGACGATTGCATCTTGCATGGCACCTGCCAGCGCGCCCCACGCCGCACCCGTGTAGTGAACTTCCACAAGGCCTGACTCCCCGCGCATGAGCCTCGGCCGCACCTCACCCTCTCTAGTCCAAATCTCGAACACCTCCAGGACCCGCTGAACTTGCAACGCCCTCCACGCGGCTCGAAGATCACCGCTACTACCCCGATGTTCGATGGGGAGTGGCTGATCGTGACGCTGCCAGATGCTCGTGACATCCACCGGGGAGCAGACCCGCTTAAACCGAGCGATTAAGTGTGCATCTGTATGGTTGAAGAGAAAGTCCGCAACCAGTTGAACATCCGCAGGGTCAGGCTTGAGCTTGCCAACCAAGGCCAGGTGAAGCCGGAGGGTACTGCGGACCAGTAAGGAGGCTACCACGTAGTCCTTCAGCGATTCGCGATAGACGTTGTCCGTCCCGGAGGGTCGCATCGGCAGAGGCTCGCCGAACGGAGAAATCAGCAGCCCGTGATTCTCCACAAACTGTTGCACGCCTCGACAATTACGCTCAAACGAACTGTCACGCGTGATCGCGAGAAAGTCCCTGAGGACCGTATCGGTGGCGGGCTCCGGGAGCTCATCGAAGATCGGGTAGCGTGCCGCGACCACTTCGCGGTTCGTGTCAACTTCGACCGCAAGGGGTCGAGCCCAGGGAACAGTCGGCCGAGCGGAACCGCGGGTTGCGGGAATCATCAATTCCTCACCGGGAAATACCTTTGTGATGCTGTAAGCGATACTGCGAACATATCTATCTAGCGCCCTCTCGCGCCAACCCCGAAGTTGACACGAACCCTTTACGAGGGGGGTGGCATGCAGGAGATCGAGGGGGTGATGGGATTGGTTGCTCGTCCAGATTCTGGCTCTCCCGGCGGAAAAAAGGGGCCGATCCCGCAGCACGCGAACGGCGCCTCCAATTATTGGAGATTGGCCCCCAGCGTACGGTATTGGGGGCTTATCGCCAAGACGGGCCGACGGCAAGCAAACAGTCCCCTTGTCCCATCGAGTGGAGCAATAACCTGTGCACCGGACACCTTGAGGAGGGGTGACTTTTAGAGGAGAAATAGTGAGGAGACCAAGGGGAATCACTCACGGCACATCAAGCGGTCTAACACACCAAAAGCGCACTGCACTTTGAGGCCCGCCGCGGCTATCCGGATCGTGTGCGCATCCGGGGGATTGGTAGCATAGGCAGAGGCCGTACGATAGCGCCGGACTTCGTCCAGTTCCGAAAAGATCGACTGGTCTACCTGCCGGGTTGTCGGGCTACCGTATTGATCCGTACCACCGACACTCGTGGTCAGTGTGAGCTGTCGTGCTGTCGGACATTCAGTCGCCGCGGCCCATACAGTTGATCCGATCTCGAGTGCAATCTGATTGGCATCTGTGGATCGCACCACAACTCCACGATCGATAGAAGCATTGCCTCTCCCGCAAGCATCCGAATGACTCTCGGCCGTGCCAGCACCTGAGGCTGAAGCAGCGGCCGACGGTAGCGGCTGCTCATCTCCGCTGCTCTTCTGCCCTCCGGTAGGAGCGATCAAGATAACGACGACAATAATTGTGAAAACAGCGCCGAAAACCCGCCAAAAGGACGAGCGGGTCCCCCACCCCGGTCTTCTCGTGAACGACCCTTGAGTCGGTGGCAGCACCGCATGAGGGATCGCGGTCGAGCCCTCATGAGAAATCCTTCGATTTCGCCATTGGCGCACTCCCCAACGAGCTCCGAAGCCGACGAAGGCAAAAATGACCGCGACCAGCAGTATCGGAACGATCCAGTTGGTGCTAATAGTGCTCGCGGGCGGGAAGTTGGCGGCGGGGACCGCCACCGGTAACGCCGAAGCCATGGGCGCAGCCGGGGCCGCAGTATCCCGCGCCGCGAGCTGGGTGGCCATACACGGTAAACCATCAGGCGGAATGGTGTCGGTGTGGACAGATCCATCAGCACCCACCGAATGTCGGAGGAAACCACTAGTCCGATCAGTGAGGCTGAGTGACCAGAGAAACGTTGCCACGAACGGCGATGATCCAGGACAGGCATGGGGCGAATACCACCTCGCGTCCGTCTCGGTAAACTCAGGAACACGTGGTGTGAGCACCGCTGTACCGCCGTCCCACGGCTCTACCACACCCTGCGCCTCTGCCCTGGAAGTCAAGTCCAGAATGTATATCAGCGACGCCCCATCAGCAGTGATCTCGATGGCGCCGTCGCGGACGGAAGGCATCGCTTTCCATTCAACCGCCCGGCCGGGCCGCCACTGAAATCTGAACCGCTCCTGGTTGGTAGAATCGACCGCGAATCCCCTGACGAGGGTGTCCGAAACGAAGCCGGGCATTCGCAACACCTCAATCCCAGCCAGTGTGTCTCGCTCCGACCCCACAACGGAAACCACGCGCCATACCGTGACGTCTTGACCAGCAACATCATCATGAAATTGCCGACTGGTCGAAAGCTCAACCACCCGCGGCGGACGCTGGGCGGGTGCCGGCAAAGCGACAGCGGCCGCGAGCAGCAATGCCTGGGCTGCGATGTATAGTCTGTGCGCCAAGCTAGGCTTCAGGTCCACCGGTGCTCTCCCCATCGTGCAGGTTGCTCGAAGTGAGTCGAAACGTACGCCGGGGAATCAGGACGCAATGGCAAATCCGTCAGTCTACGTTGCGACTCTCTTTGACAGGCCCGCGACGGCCGAACATTTCCTCGACAACGCACCGGGAATGGAGCCCGCCCAAGCGGCAACCCAGCGCGCAAAGCAGCGATCAAGTCGACTGAGTACGGCCCGCCTCCCTCATTCCCCTGAGAGTTCAGCACATGGGACTTGACTTTGGCGATTGCCACAAGCGCAGCGACCTGTAGCGTGCCACCTACGGAATAGGGTATGGTCACTATCTCAGCATGACCTCTAGCGCTCAACCCGTTCCGATAGCACCGAGTACGGGTCAGCGGACGAAAACGAAGAACGGAATGGGCGCCGCATCCCGTCGGAAATTGGTGAGTGCCGGGTCAAGCTCCTCACTGGGTCGCGCGATTCTCTGCCGGGCAATCACCTGAGGAGGCTCGCCTTCACGCCGGTTGGCGAAGGGATTTCCGGAGGCAAGGTGCTGTCGCCGCTTTAAGTAGGCGAGACACTCCCCGAAAGTACAAAGGACCGGACGCCACCTAGGGCTGTCGTTGGGCCGAGCAATTGCCACGGGCAGCTCTGCGCCAACGTTCTCACGGGCTACGGACCAGGGTAGGTACAGTTCGATTCACTGTAGTACCGTCTCCCAGCTGGCCGAACTCATTCAGCCCCCAGCAATAGAACTCTCCTGTCACAACTCTGCCGCACGTTTGATTGCCGCCCGCATACACAGTCACAAAAGAAAGCCCTCCGAGAACCAAGGTGGGGACGGACCGCGAGACCGTCGTACCGTCCCCGAGGGCGCCATAAAAGTTCTCTCCCCAACAGTACATTGCCCCAGCTCCGGTGATGCCACACGCTGTGCCACCTCCCGAGGCAAGACTTGTAAAGGTCAGATTACCGGCCACTCGCGTCGGGACAGATCGATCGATTGTCGTGCCATCTCCAACGGAACCCGACGAATTGGCCCCCCAACAATAGGCGACTCCGTCGAGAGTGAGCCCACAAGTGCTCGCTGAACCCGCCCGTATTTGCGAGAACCGAAGTCCACCGGCCACTGCGGTTGGAGTGGCGCGATTCTCCCGGGTACCGTCTCCGATATTCCCATACAAGAAATTCGCCCCCCAACAGTACGCCTCTCCGGTTACGATCAATCCACAAGTCGTAGGAGAACCTGAGTTCCCTGAGAGTGAAGTGAACACAAGGCCC
Coding sequences within:
- a CDS encoding type I restriction endonuclease subunit R → MIPPPGVKGVSAGYGELELVELPAINLLKSLGWMYTNLFTETFGELGSEGRQSESQVILTRRLRDALEVLNPGLPLDAYGQAVEQLAQDRSKQIAVNANRDFYRLLKDGVKVKVPDEHGTHSTETLRVIDWDAPGNNEFFLTSQMWVAGDMYRRRCDLVGFVNGLPLVFIELKQPAVPLKSAFDDNLRDYRGQSIPQLFHPNAFILLSNGSETKVGTLTSEWEHFFDWKRVADEGEVGKVSLERTLRGLLEPGRLLDYIENFTVFEEGKGGWIKKIAKNHQLLGVNKSIARLVELRKGERHESKRLGVFWHTQGSGKSLSMVFFTQKVLRKVLGSCTFVIVTDREELDDQISKTFKATGATSKEDVRATNGDHLKELLRGNERYIFTLIQKFRNELGRPYPMLSDRSDVIVITDEAHRSQYDIFALNMRNALPNAGFIGFTGTPLIKGEEERTREVFGDYVSVYDFARSVADGATVPLYYENRIPEVQLTNAELNRDLELLLEAAELDEEQEKKLEREFGREYHIITREDRLDAIAKDIVAHFTGRGYRGKAMMVCIDKATAVRMYGKVQFYWKAEVARLIAAQAQALGDALEALTERIRLMETTDMAVVVSQGQNEVADLKAKGLDILPHRKRMLKEDMDEKFKDPADNLRLVFVCAMWITGFDVPTCSTIYLDKPMRAHTLMQTIARANRVAPGKESGLIVDYIGIFRALQRALATYAQPEPGEASSEGRGPILDKTELVAALQSALSEATVFAELRGVRLSNISHAQGFERIGLIDDAVEAFLASEAEKQNFLQLASRVARLFKAILPDPLANELAPLAVLVAYIAAKIRSETDPADISDVMGEVEALLNDSIATEGYRIGPASQPAALINLSEIDFEALQAKFTAGHKRTEAEKLKRLIEGQLHQMLAMNSSRVDLAEKFQKLIDEYNAGSRNIEQFFLELKEFARALTEEDRRAMAEGLSEEELALFDILTKPEPVLTKAEEADVKRVARELLETLKREKLVLDWREKQQARAAVMQTLKLEMRGLPARYTLELRKAKVDRAYAHVFDHYFGAGESAYNTLRRAG